The following coding sequences are from one Capsicum annuum cultivar UCD-10X-F1 chromosome 3, UCD10Xv1.1, whole genome shotgun sequence window:
- the LOC107863729 gene encoding receptor protein kinase-like protein ZAR1 — protein sequence MKIFVFVVVCFLTFSISAVLSLNSDGLSLLALKYAISFDPSEFVSSWSELDSSPCHWNGITCDDHSQKVTSISLSGKNLTGYIPSEIGALSSLSILSLSYNNFSKSIPIHLFNATSLHSLDLSNNAFTGFIPQQITSLINLNHLDLSANFLNGSLPEELTHLTRLTGTLNLSYNSFSGDLPASYGEFPVTLSLDLRHNNLTGKIPSVGSLLNQGPTAFSGNPFLCGFPLENPCAEPEPQKPSVLPNLKNPKDPNDGFVGKGKSGNGSVVVSLISGISVVIGVVFVSVWALRKKWKFDEGNMGKEKLEKPPEVAGGDEEGQKGKYIVLDESFGMELEDLLRASAYVVGKSRSGIVYKVVAGSGRVSAAGGAATTVVAVRRLCEGDATWRFKEFETEVEAIGKVQHPNLVRLRAYYYASDEKLLVTDFIHNGSLHNALHGRLGNSLPPLSWSTRLKIAQGTARGLMHIHECNPRKYVHGNIKSSKILLDDELQAYISGFGLTRLVSGSSKPINSTTKKLSTSQIMLGPKNSTLSCIMYMAPETRVPGSKFTQKSDIYSFGIMLLEILTGRLPDEGIEDDGKGLERLVRKVFRQERPLCEIIDPTLLNEVHAKKQVVAAFHIALNCTELDPELRPRMRTVSDNLDRIKLQ from the exons ATGAAGATTTTTGTATTTGTGGTGGTTTGTTTTCTCACATTTTCTATTTCTGCTGTACTTTCACTGAATTCAGATGGTCTTTCTCTGTTAGCTTTGAAATATGCAATTTCTTTTGACCCATCTGAGTTTGTTTCTTCTTGGTCGgagttagactcatcaccatgCCATTGGAATGGAATCACATGCGATGATCACAGCCAGAAGGTCACCTCCATTTCTCTCTCCGGAAAGAATCTCACGGGCTACATCCCGTCTGAGATCGGAGCACTTTCTTCTCTATCAATTCTCTCTCTTTCCTACAATAACTTTTCAAAATCAATCCCAATTCATCTCTTCAATGCTACTTCCCTTCACTCCCTTGACCTCTCTAACAATGCTTTCACCGGATTCATACCTCAACAAATCACATCCCTTATAAACCTTAACCACCTTGATCTTTCTGCTAATTTTCTCAACGGCTCACTTCCCGAGGAGCTAACTCATCTTACTCGTCTCACTGGAACCTTAAATCTCTCATACAACAGTTTTTCCGGCGATCTTCCGGCGAGTTATGGTGAGTTTCCTGTAACATTGAGTTTGGACCTCCGGCATAATAATCTGACCGGTAAGATACCTTCAGTAGGGTCACTTTTGAATCAAGGGCCTACTGCATTTTCCGGCAACCCTTTTCTCTGTGGGTTTCCATTGGAGAATCCGTGTGCAGAACCAGAACCTCAAAAACCTAGTGTTTTACCGAACCTcaaaaaccctaaggatcctaaTGACGGTTTTGTAGGAAAAGGGAAATCGGGAAATGGGTCGGTGGTGGTTTCTTTGATCTCCGGCATATCAGTGGTGATTGGGGTGGTGTTTGTTTCAGTGTGGGCGTTGAGGAAAAAATGGAAGTTTGATGAGGGGAACATGGGAAAAGAAAAGTTGGAGAAGCCGCCAGAGGTGGCTGGAGGGGATGAGGAGGGGCAAAAGGGTAAATATATAGTGTTAGATGAAAGTTTTGGGATGGAACTAGAAGATTTGTTAAGGGCATCAGCTTATGTAGTGGGGAAGAGTAGGAGTGGGATAGTTTACAAGGTGGTGGCTGGCAGCGGCAGGGTATCGGCAGCAGGTGGTGCTGCGACTACGGTGGTTGCTGTTCGACGTTTATGTGAAGGGGATGCCACGTGGAGGTTCAAGGAGTTTGAGACGGAGGTGGAAGCCATTGGGAAAGTACAACATCCAAATTTGGTGAGGCTTAGGGCATATTACTATGCAAGTGATGAGAAATTGCTGGTTACTGATTTCATTCACAATGGCAGCTTGCACAATGCTTTACATG GAAGACTTGGTAATTCCTTGCCACCTCTGTCATGGTCAACTAGACTGAAGATTGCTCAAGGCACAGCTCGAGGTCTAATGCACATTCATGAGTGTAATCCCAGGAAGTATGTTCACGGGAacataaaatcatcaaaaatcctTCTTGATGATGAGTTGCAAGCTTATATATCCGGTTTTGGGTTGACTCGCCTTGTTTCAGGCTCCTCAAAGCCCATTAATAGTACCACCAAAAAGCTGAGTACAAGTCAAATCATGCTGGGTCCTAAAAACTCAACTTTGTCTTGTATTATGTACATGGCACCTGAGACGAGGGTCCCTGGCTCCAAGTTCACCCAGAAAAGCGACATCTACTCATTTGGTATCATGCTTTTGGAGATTCTGACTGGCCGGTTGCCAGACGAAGGAATCGAGGATGATGGGAAGGGGCTTGAGCGTCTTGTTAGAAAGGTTTTTAGACAAGAACGACCCTTGTGTGAGATCATAGACCCTACTCTCTTGAACGAGGTTCATGCTAAAAAGCAAGTCGTTGCAGCATTTCATATCGCTCTCAACTGCACAGAACTGGATCCGGAGCTTCGGCCAAGAATGAGAACAGTTTCTGATAACCTTGATCGCATCAAACTGCAGTAA